A part of Bacillota bacterium genomic DNA contains:
- a CDS encoding ATP-dependent RecD-like DNA helicase: MTTLEGTVQRITYYNPENGYAVLRFLPHGEKEQITVVGRFLAVEVGESFVLQGDWYTHPQYGRQFRVEEYQQSLPKSKAGIERYLGSGMIRGIGPATAKRIVARFGLDTLEIIEKHPERLLEVEGIGQARLQKIQESFTAQKEIRNVMVFLQGYKISPGYAVKIYKHFGDAAIARVKQDPYCLAWEIPGIGFKTADRIAQNMGVALGDPKRAEAALLYILDAAMEDGHVFLEEQDLIAKAEEELEVPREVAEQAIQRLLDRRELIRHPYGEGTAVYRPFMFYGEKSVAGKIRLLMQAARQSQLSVTEREAMVAAVEKKENITLAPQQKEAVLKALESGVLVITGGPGTGKTTIVKVILELLGEQKVLLCSPTGRAAKRLKETTGKNAQTIHRLLEFGLDEATGRFRFQRNEQNPLKADVVIVDEASMVDVLLMNNLLKAINPPTRLILVGDVDQLPSVGPGNVLRDIIESRVVDVVRLTEIFRQKRTSHIIQNAHRINQGLMPFLSNSSDFFFTLQEEPEQVVETVKGLVAKRLPRYLNCHPIRDIQVLSPMRRTLTGVDHLNEQLQAVLNPPNPQQPELTFGGCCFRKGDKVMQIRNNYEALVFNGDIGRVCHVDPEERLLKILFPTEDGYKEVTYEDSDLDQIVLAYAITVHKSQGSEYPVVVMPITTQHFIMLQRNLLYTAVTRAKRMVVLVGTKKAVAIAVKNNKIETRNSLLRDFLQGHQGQLSLEEL, from the coding sequence TTGACCACGCTTGAGGGGACGGTTCAGCGCATCACGTACTATAACCCGGAGAACGGCTATGCGGTGCTCCGCTTCCTACCCCACGGTGAAAAGGAGCAGATTACCGTGGTGGGTCGTTTCCTGGCGGTGGAAGTGGGGGAGTCCTTCGTTTTGCAGGGGGATTGGTATACCCACCCTCAATACGGTCGTCAGTTTCGTGTAGAAGAATACCAGCAGAGCTTGCCCAAATCCAAGGCGGGGATCGAGCGTTACCTAGGATCCGGCATGATCCGCGGCATTGGTCCCGCCACCGCCAAGCGCATCGTGGCCAGATTTGGTCTGGATACGTTGGAGATCATTGAAAAGCATCCAGAAAGACTCCTGGAGGTGGAGGGCATTGGCCAGGCTCGGCTACAAAAGATCCAGGAGTCCTTCACGGCCCAGAAGGAGATCCGCAATGTAATGGTCTTCCTCCAGGGCTATAAGATCAGCCCCGGCTATGCGGTGAAGATCTATAAGCATTTTGGCGATGCCGCTATCGCCAGGGTGAAGCAGGATCCCTATTGCCTGGCCTGGGAGATCCCTGGCATCGGATTTAAGACCGCGGACCGGATTGCCCAGAACATGGGGGTGGCCTTGGGGGATCCCAAACGGGCAGAAGCCGCACTGTTATATATCCTCGATGCGGCCATGGAGGACGGACATGTCTTCTTGGAAGAACAGGACCTCATCGCCAAGGCCGAAGAGGAGCTGGAGGTGCCCCGGGAAGTGGCGGAGCAGGCGATACAAAGGCTTTTGGACCGCCGGGAACTGATCAGACATCCCTATGGGGAGGGCACCGCAGTCTACCGTCCCTTTATGTTTTACGGGGAGAAGAGCGTTGCGGGGAAAATTCGGTTGTTGATGCAGGCCGCCCGACAGAGTCAGCTTTCGGTCACCGAGCGGGAAGCGATGGTGGCCGCGGTGGAGAAAAAGGAGAATATTACTTTGGCTCCCCAGCAGAAGGAAGCGGTGCTGAAGGCCCTAGAATCTGGCGTATTGGTAATTACCGGTGGACCTGGAACCGGGAAGACCACAATTGTGAAGGTCATTTTGGAGTTACTCGGTGAACAGAAGGTGTTGCTTTGTTCTCCCACGGGCCGGGCTGCCAAGCGGCTTAAGGAGACCACCGGCAAGAACGCACAGACCATCCATCGGTTGCTGGAGTTCGGTCTCGATGAAGCCACCGGTCGGTTCCGGTTCCAGCGCAACGAGCAGAATCCCTTAAAGGCCGACGTGGTCATCGTTGACGAGGCGTCCATGGTGGATGTGCTGCTGATGAACAATCTGCTGAAGGCCATCAATCCACCCACCCGCTTGATTCTGGTGGGTGATGTGGACCAGTTACCATCGGTGGGGCCAGGGAACGTGTTGAGGGATATCATCGAGTCGCGGGTGGTGGACGTGGTGCGCCTGACGGAGATCTTCCGTCAGAAGCGCACAAGCCATATCATCCAGAATGCCCACAGGATCAATCAGGGATTGATGCCTTTCCTTAGCAACAGTAGCGATTTCTTCTTCACCCTACAAGAGGAGCCGGAGCAGGTGGTGGAGACTGTCAAGGGCCTGGTGGCCAAGCGATTGCCCCGGTACCTAAACTGCCACCCGATCCGGGATATCCAAGTGCTCAGCCCCATGCGTCGGACCCTTACCGGGGTGGACCATTTGAATGAACAGTTGCAGGCGGTCCTCAATCCGCCTAACCCCCAGCAGCCGGAGTTGACCTTTGGCGGTTGCTGTTTCCGCAAGGGCGATAAGGTTATGCAGATCCGCAACAACTACGAGGCTTTGGTCTTCAATGGGGATATCGGTCGGGTGTGTCATGTGGATCCGGAGGAGCGTTTGTTGAAGATCCTATTTCCCACGGAGGATGGGTATAAGGAAGTGACCTACGAGGATAGTGATCTTGATCAGATCGTCCTGGCCTATGCCATCACCGTCCATAAAAGCCAAGGTTCAGAGTACCCGGTGGTGGTGATGCCGATCACTACCCAGCACTTCATCATGCTGCA
- a CDS encoding type II toxin-antitoxin system MqsR family toxin, whose product MLSIGSIFSFLLVYYRGREDQGMPKAPASVFEIERFLGQVRKEIARGRCILVDRQKNIADIARLGLNWKYEICALTYQDYDKGPEPDHSGEGDVWVFVPEIEGTLVYIKLKLDPRCGVKCISFHKSNGPITLPYRNVWKEGTP is encoded by the coding sequence GTGCTATCAATTGGTAGCATATTTTCTTTTCTTCTTGTATACTATAGAGGCAGAGAGGACCAGGGAATGCCGAAAGCTCCTGCATCGGTGTTCGAAATCGAAAGATTCTTGGGCCAAGTGAGGAAAGAAATCGCAAGAGGAAGATGCATATTAGTTGACCGACAAAAGAATATTGCTGACATTGCTCGTCTTGGGTTAAACTGGAAATATGAGATTTGCGCACTTACGTACCAGGACTATGACAAAGGACCAGAACCTGACCATTCCGGAGAAGGTGACGTATGGGTCTTTGTTCCGGAAATTGAGGGTACTTTGGTCTACATCAAGCTGAAGCTTGACCCTAGGTGTGGGGTAAAGTGTATATCCTTCCATAAGTCGAACGGTCCTATTACACTTCCATATCGCAACGTTTGGAAGGAGGGTACGCCATGA